The proteins below come from a single Gimesia alba genomic window:
- a CDS encoding circularly permuted type 2 ATP-grasp protein: MRLAPYQSGESFDEMFAPDGQPRPSGEKFVERLQTLSEGSLQQRQKTADLSLQNMGITFNVYGHEAGTEKVWPFDLLPRIIDAHEWKMVESGLRQRIHALNLFVDDLYNDCKIIKDGKIPEELVQSSKTLRPQCKGYRPPQGVWCHITGVDLIRDRDGQIYVLEDNLRCPSGVSYVLENRELMKRTFSHVFQGMSVAPIEDYPEQLLKTLLDCAPEGVTDPTAVVLTPGIYNSAYFEHTFLAQQMGVELVQGTDLVVENGYVHMKTTRGLSRVDVIYRRIDDDFIDPKCFRPDSALGVDHLMDVCRAGRVTLANAPGTGVADDKAVYAYVPDIIKYYLGEEIILPNVPTHLCSDEKQRNHVLGNLDKLVVKPTNESGGYGILMGPQSSQAERDKCADAIRANPREWIAQPMLNLSTVPTLVEDELKPRHVDLRPFVLCGKDIYVMPGGLTRVALKEGSMVVNSSQGGGSKDTWILRNGNSIPEPHISRAAWEDKNA; the protein is encoded by the coding sequence ATGAGGCTAGCTCCCTACCAGTCTGGCGAAAGTTTTGATGAAATGTTTGCCCCCGATGGTCAGCCGCGACCCAGTGGGGAAAAGTTTGTAGAGCGGCTGCAAACGCTCTCAGAAGGTAGTTTGCAGCAACGGCAAAAAACAGCCGACCTCAGTCTGCAGAACATGGGGATTACTTTCAATGTTTACGGACATGAAGCGGGTACCGAAAAAGTCTGGCCTTTCGACCTTCTCCCGCGGATCATTGACGCACATGAATGGAAAATGGTCGAAAGCGGACTGCGCCAGCGAATTCACGCTCTGAACCTGTTTGTTGATGATCTCTACAATGACTGCAAAATAATAAAAGACGGCAAAATCCCAGAAGAATTGGTCCAGTCTTCCAAAACATTGCGTCCTCAATGCAAAGGATATCGCCCCCCGCAGGGAGTCTGGTGCCATATCACCGGCGTTGACCTGATCCGTGATCGTGATGGACAGATTTACGTTCTGGAAGACAACCTGCGTTGTCCTTCCGGCGTATCGTACGTGCTTGAAAATCGCGAGTTAATGAAGCGGACATTCTCACACGTCTTTCAAGGCATGTCTGTCGCACCGATCGAAGATTATCCCGAACAACTTCTGAAAACATTACTGGACTGCGCACCGGAAGGGGTGACCGATCCGACAGCCGTCGTACTCACACCAGGTATCTACAATTCGGCCTATTTTGAGCATACGTTTCTAGCTCAGCAAATGGGGGTCGAGCTGGTCCAGGGTACTGACCTGGTTGTTGAAAACGGCTACGTCCATATGAAAACGACGCGAGGCTTAAGTCGCGTCGATGTTATCTATCGTCGGATCGATGATGACTTTATTGACCCCAAATGTTTTCGCCCTGATTCTGCTCTGGGTGTCGACCATTTGATGGATGTCTGTCGGGCAGGACGCGTGACTTTAGCAAATGCCCCCGGTACCGGAGTCGCCGACGATAAAGCCGTTTACGCCTATGTACCGGACATCATAAAATATTATCTCGGTGAAGAAATTATTCTGCCCAACGTTCCCACACATCTGTGTTCTGATGAAAAGCAACGGAATCATGTGCTTGGAAATCTCGACAAACTTGTTGTGAAACCCACGAACGAATCGGGCGGGTATGGAATTTTGATGGGCCCTCAGTCCTCACAAGCAGAACGAGACAAATGTGCCGACGCGATTCGGGCCAATCCTCGCGAGTGGATTGCCCAACCGATGTTGAACCTCTCGACTGTCCCGACACTGGTCGAAGACGAACTCAAGCCACGGCACGTGGATTTGCGTCCGTTCGTCCTCTGTGGAAAAGACATTTATGTGATGCCGGGCGGACTGACGCGAGTGGCTTTGAAAGAGGGGTCAATGGTCGTCAACTCGTCGCAAGGTGGTGGTAGCAAAGATACGTGGATCCTGCGAAACGGTAACTCAATCCCTGAGCCGCACATTTCACGAGCAGCCTGGGAGGACAAGAATGCTTAG
- a CDS encoding DUF1559 domain-containing protein has protein sequence MNYRSHLKRGFTLIELLVVIAIIAILIALLLPAVQQAREAARRSTCKNNMKQLGLALHNYNDNFTVLPIGSQTGSFPNWRVGVLPYLDQANVYNLLTRANGYWAHSGFPGNTVLYSVRLPVYKCPSNPYGMTNTTDFNYSASNADASLQSMIIDYVGISGATPDPAGRTNVCTGDILASSSSNCNTGMLVPFESKRFRDCTDGTTNTIILAEQSGQVSGTQKSANALGAWHGWANSSLSAWNARTPMPLSAGGFWYAAGTTTVRYPPNAYWKSTAPGPGNSRYSANTIINSHHVGGVHAVLADGSVRFLSENIDMDTLRQLCVRDDGKVIGEY, from the coding sequence ATGAACTACCGATCCCATTTAAAACGAGGTTTTACTTTAATTGAATTACTCGTGGTGATTGCCATCATCGCGATTCTGATTGCGTTACTGCTACCGGCAGTCCAGCAGGCGCGTGAAGCAGCCCGCCGCTCAACTTGCAAAAACAATATGAAACAACTCGGACTGGCTTTGCACAACTACAATGATAATTTCACCGTCTTACCGATCGGTTCACAAACCGGCTCTTTCCCCAACTGGCGTGTTGGTGTCCTGCCTTATCTGGATCAGGCAAATGTCTACAATCTGTTAACCAGGGCCAACGGCTATTGGGCGCATTCAGGGTTTCCCGGAAACACGGTTCTATATTCCGTTCGTCTCCCCGTCTATAAATGTCCTTCAAATCCGTATGGCATGACCAACACGACCGATTTCAATTACTCTGCCAGTAATGCGGACGCCAGTCTGCAAAGTATGATTATTGACTATGTTGGTATCTCGGGGGCAACGCCGGACCCTGCAGGTCGAACGAATGTATGTACGGGAGATATTCTGGCAAGCAGTTCCAGTAACTGTAATACGGGAATGCTGGTTCCTTTTGAAAGCAAGCGATTTCGCGATTGCACAGACGGAACCACCAATACCATCATCCTGGCAGAACAATCGGGTCAAGTGAGTGGTACTCAGAAAAGTGCAAATGCGCTGGGTGCATGGCATGGCTGGGCTAATTCCAGTCTTTCAGCCTGGAATGCACGGACTCCCATGCCACTCAGTGCAGGTGGTTTCTGGTATGCCGCTGGTACCACCACGGTTCGCTACCCACCGAATGCATATTGGAAATCTACCGCCCCTGGGCCAGGAAACAGTCGTTATTCTGCCAATACGATTATTAACTCGCATCATGTCGGAGGCGTACATGCCGTATTAGCTGATGGCTCCGTTCGATTTCTTTCTGAAAACATCGACATGGATACGCTCAGACAATTGTGTGTTCGCGATGATGGAAAAGTGATAGGAGAATATTAA
- a CDS encoding alpha-E domain-containing protein produces MLSRVANSVYWLSRYVERAENVARFIDVNYNLTLGETDTLGNQWAPLIFTTGDQAIYEEQYKDFSRENVLKFLLFDKENPNSILSCASFARENARTIREIIPSVVWEQLNQFFFMVRSAASLEATLDQPQEFCERVRLASHMLVGATDATMSHGEAWHFSRVGRMIERADKTSRIVDVQYYILLPDAHDVGSALDVVRWSALLQSASALAMYRRQYGKILPDHVADFLILDSRFPRSMHFCLAKAQQSLRSITGSTAGTFLNLTEQRIGLLCANMDYTSIENIIQQGLHQYIDGFQKQLNLVGEAIQDDFFTSKQSSQTQVQTSETVSQTQSNY; encoded by the coding sequence ATGCTTAGTCGAGTCGCGAATTCTGTTTACTGGTTGAGTCGCTATGTCGAGCGCGCGGAGAACGTCGCACGCTTTATCGACGTCAACTACAATCTGACCCTGGGAGAAACCGACACACTCGGCAACCAGTGGGCCCCCTTGATCTTCACAACCGGTGATCAAGCCATATATGAAGAACAATACAAAGATTTCAGCCGCGAGAATGTTTTAAAGTTCCTTTTATTTGATAAGGAAAATCCCAATTCCATTCTCTCCTGTGCCTCATTTGCCCGCGAAAATGCCCGCACCATCCGCGAGATTATTCCTTCGGTCGTCTGGGAACAGTTAAACCAGTTCTTTTTCATGGTCCGCTCGGCGGCCAGTCTTGAAGCAACACTGGACCAGCCGCAAGAATTTTGTGAACGTGTGCGACTGGCTAGTCATATGCTGGTTGGTGCAACTGACGCCACCATGTCTCACGGTGAAGCGTGGCATTTTTCACGCGTTGGACGAATGATCGAACGGGCCGATAAAACATCGCGAATCGTCGATGTGCAATACTACATTTTACTTCCCGACGCGCACGATGTCGGTTCTGCACTCGATGTCGTTCGCTGGTCGGCTTTACTGCAATCTGCCAGTGCCCTGGCCATGTATCGACGCCAATACGGTAAGATTCTTCCAGACCACGTCGCTGATTTTCTGATTCTTGACAGCCGGTTTCCCCGTTCAATGCACTTCTGCCTAGCCAAAGCACAACAGTCGTTAAGAAGTATTACAGGCAGCACCGCAGGCACGTTTCTTAACCTGACCGAACAACGCATCGGCCTGTTATGTGCGAATATGGATTACACCAGTATCGAGAATATCATTCAACAAGGGTTGCACCAATATATCGACGGCTTTCAGAAACAGTTGAATCTCGTTGGTGAAGCGATTCAGGATGACTTTTTCACATCGAAACAGTCATCACAAACTCAGGTCCAGACTTCTGAGACAGTCAGCCAGACGCAGTCGAATTACTGA
- a CDS encoding carboxypeptidase-like regulatory domain-containing protein, with translation MKYIPFSPSAFRQLSLTGLLILFLVGLNSCDHSPGSEKPRGDVTIRITNGSAPVVDAQVDLVNEQTGEGGGGTLDAEGKTTMTMVALGSYTVTINPPAEEPVIPGIETAPKPKVALPIPKQAQKIATSPYKVEVGSGTNDFTFDLKSIAD, from the coding sequence ATGAAATATATCCCGTTTTCCCCTTCCGCATTTCGACAACTCAGTCTGACAGGACTCTTAATTCTATTCCTTGTAGGTCTCAACAGTTGTGATCATTCGCCAGGTTCAGAGAAACCAAGAGGTGATGTTACGATCCGGATTACAAACGGCAGCGCCCCTGTCGTAGATGCACAGGTCGATCTTGTGAATGAACAAACGGGGGAAGGTGGAGGTGGCACTCTCGATGCCGAGGGAAAAACAACGATGACAATGGTGGCACTGGGATCATACACCGTCACCATCAATCCCCCTGCTGAGGAACCGGTAATCCCCGGTATCGAAACAGCTCCCAAACCGAAAGTAGCTCTCCCCATCCCCAAGCAGGCACAAAAAATTGCCACCAGCCCCTATAAGGTCGAAGTGGGCTCAGGGACGAATGACTTTACCTTTGATCTGAAATCGATTGCAGATTAA